DNA from Biomphalaria glabrata chromosome 14, xgBioGlab47.1, whole genome shotgun sequence:
AAGCCTTCACCGCGTTAAAGTTTGTTCGGGGCGCATCATATGCTCTGAGTTTCACAGATTTTTTGTTACAATGACATCTTATTGTCTTCACTTTTAATTGTACACATGGAGTCATTTTGGGCGTCATTGAAACAACTAGGCAACTCGGGCATAGCTCATAACTCTCTTTTAATTGTGTgataaaaaattgtaaatgGTCAATTTTCATATTTCTTGATCTAAGTTAGGGTTTAATAGACTAACGATAAAAGGAAAACATTTCCACGTTGTAGGGGTCGTGTCCTCCGTTCGGCAGGCATTGGCCTAAATCTTGAAAAAATCTGTTGTTGTAACCTATAGTATAGTATTCAGTACTACTCTACATTGTCTGTTTGAATGACAGACATTCGCTCATAAATACGAgtcaattatattttttgtttacctaCTTCAAAAACAAGTTTTCGTATaacaaaagcttttttaaaagaaacccTTAACTCAGAGCTTCGTGACAACTGCCACCTGCTTCATTAGAACTGTTCCTTACTTGGCCTGACTGTATCAGCGTTTCTAGTTGACAAGGGACGGTGAAAAGGATTAAGAAGTCTGAGTGTAGTCAATGAACCCTGTAGtctctgttctatttatgtgaactAGTCGACCGGGGGCgcagcatacgccgctattttgcagggccgacctcatgccactgcaacctatgcgaccgcagtgggccccgcacttttataggacccgcgctaattttaagtgtataaattattgaattaaccattttataacttattgcagatttcccgcggcctcctgtcgatttaaccggaggtcctggaaatctcctgaaattgcaaaatatacgaaaaagtcctggaaataaccggaaattattaaaatcttttgaaaactcatacacaTCTCCTTaaatatatagacgaaaattgtcatttttgggtgtcattcaatatggaaaacgccaatcccacgcgctataaaacaaaaaaaaaagacattatgcAATACACCCAagtgtggaatctagtgaaagaagcttctcgcacctcaaactaatgaataattacttgagatcaacaattgtcgtagatagattgaaacatttggtaattcttgctattgagcgtgatctatgtaggaaatataatttttatgatgtactgtatgacttcgctacacgcaaggctcgtaaagtaattctgtacgtagttaagaatgaataaaatgcatagacgaatttattttctaatactaactcttaattttcacttataatccgtatccctacccaaacttggccccgcgaaatccatttcgcatagggctctacaatggttaagtccggttctgctatttagtgacggatgaatactactccccccctttttttttctcctttcaaATTACCTAagataactccctccgtccgagttgcaaaaataaaagagtgatctttccatggtgtccaaactcttgagcgtgctctgtcgcctcgatagttactacagagtaaattacttccccccccccccttttttttttaacgtgaggtagaaataaaaaaagagtgatatttcttggttacaccggtcctgccctgctattttgtgactacgtgttctccccccccccccccctttttttttctcctttacttcttcttctcgtttaaactgttgagggaagaagaaaattatatatacagaagATGTCTACTTTTCTTCCCTTCTGGATgtgagtccttgtaatcaccaTGAATTTCCAATAAGGATTAATAAAACAGTCTTAGTCTTGGTCTtcggagttttttttttttttttcagtttgcaTTCCTAGGTAGAGTGCTAGCTTTGAACTTGCGTTTTCGATTATCAACATCCAGTAGACAAGAGAGAAATAAGCCCTCCATCTCCAACTCACCGAGAGTCTTTTCTATTGTCCAATAACCGTCCACAATCCAAAGCAAATGACGCCCTTTGAGCTCCACATATAATCAGTGTTTGTGCAAAAGAAGGACTACCGTGAACAGTCGTTTGATCTCAGAGAAGATTTACTTCCCTTTAATTGCTGGCATGAAATGGTAAGTTTAGTTTTGAAAGTTTATCAATGtctttggtgttgtttttttgcgtCCTCCTTTTTAAGGGTTTTGTCCTCCTTTATGTCCTCTTTTATGTCCTCCTCTTGGGATTCAGTTTTCTAGTAACCTTAAGTCAAAGTCTTTTCTTGTCTTTGTATTGTAACTGAAGTtgtaattatcttataaattactgtcgtttctataaaaaaataaattataaaaaaaacactcttgtTGCAACTCGTCCCCTACTCTCATTTCACTAAGGAAAATAAGCACTTGCATGAATTCGTCCCAGCatttggaataagaaatgtgcttttatctttgcgTCTGTTTCAACAATTGACGTCATTGTTTCACACTGCAAGAGcaatttttttctgtaaatacattttcaaacttATATCTCTTCCTTAaatttttgcttttttctttgttctgtaAAATTAAAGTTGTTCATTCTCTTGTTACACGTAAcatctttaaaataaacatgttGGATATGTAACGTACTTATACATTGCAATTAACTACTGTTGATTTACAGAAGTAGATATATCTGTTGACACAGTTCAGAGACTGTATTCCATGCAAATATTTACAGttacatatttacatttatgaGCGCTAGTCTTTTTGTTTCGTATACTGAAACTTAATGTCTTCtctttattattttacaatattcaccccccccccccccacccaaaaaaaaaaaaaaaaagaattactttaATCAATTATTTCATGTATTTGATTAGAATCAAAACGaacaaaaaaatactgtacaagcttttttttttccttattaaaGCCATAATAATTTAGTTCTCTAGTATTGATCTGTCATGTAGGTAGATGATGAAAACTAATTAAGTCATGCATGTAATGAAGTATACACATTACATATGTGTATatcacacataaaaaaaaaatttcgaacCAAAATCAATTATACTGATTTTGggaggaacatttttttttaattattgcaaACTTTGTTGAAGCCATCCTTGATAAGTGATAAGTATAATCCTCTAGTCCATCAGTGGAGAATAACTATTGGTCTAATCTTTACCAGCTGATATTAGTTAAGATATCAATGTTTCCTTAACTGACAAAGTAAGTCTAGACTAATAACGTCAGCCAGTGATTTGTCTTCTTTAATATCATTCTGGGACTATTACCTTCATCTGAACCCTAGTCTgatggacagttggggcaccacacatgatctgtcgaaaGACTGCCTATTTAAGACAAGAGAGTATTGTAAATATTGATTTGTAGACGATTCGGTAATgagggtaattttttttttaaagaactataATTAACACatatttatcatatttttagCAACTTTTTCAACCTAGTAATGAGTAATGTTTCTAATCTTGATTTCAACAAAACTCAGACATCTCACGTGCAGGGCGAGTCCTTGTTTGTGGCCCTCGAGATCTTTGTCTCCAGCCAAACTCTGCATAGCTTCGGGCAAGTTTTCGACACATGGTTCTCACTCACAGTTTGCCTGGTGGGGCTGGTCACCAACGTGGCCAACATCGTCATCTTTTGGAAGATGGGCTACAGAGAAACGGTCAACATCACCATGTCCGCCATCGCTCTCTGGGACGTGATCAAGGTCATGGCCGGGATGACTTTGCGCTTCTACGGCCCCATCTCCCTGAGTGACCCCGCCTTCGGGAAGTCCTGGGAGAACATAACGTTCCACAAGCTGACCTACATCCATGTCCTGTCTGGGAACGTCTCCTACGTCATGGGCGGATACGTGGCCCTAGAGCGATGCCTGTGCGTTCTTTGGCCATTCACTGTACGCTCCAAACTAACCCCTAAAATCACCTTCTCCATATTGCTAGCCATATCCTTGGTCGTATTCGGATCGCTCTCACCAATAATGAACATGTTCGAATTCCGCTGGGTTTACAGCAAGGAATATGGCAACTATATCGCTCTATACGACTACGCACCTTTCTACTATGAAGGAGGTAAAGTCTTTATTCAAGGgtataaaatattaaacttCCTCTATCCAATGCTCAGCTTGTTTTCTATGACCATAAGCTCTGCTATCATTGTCTACCAGCTTCGCAAGTCTACAGAGTTCAGATTGCAAGGTTTCAGAGGAGAAAGAAAGCAAGCGCAGATTAGCTCCAGGGACAAGCAGGTCTTCAAGATGCTTCTGGTGGTCATCGTCTGCTTCATCGCAAGCCTCTTCCCGCGGTTCGTTCACTACACGGTGATGCTTGTGGAGCCGGAGTACTACTTCCTCAAGAGGTTTCATAACATCTTCTGGGTGGTCGTCTACATCGTGGCGTTCGCAGACTTCCTGCACGCCTCGCTCAATCTGTTCATCTTTCTGGCCATGAGCTCAGCTTTTCGGGGGATGTTTTACAGCACGTTTCATTTGCTCAGATGTGACgggataaataaacaaaaacataacatcTTGGAGGTTCGAGACATCGAGTTCAAATTAGACTCTAacaacttgaaaaaaacaaacatttgaaacaacAGCACGAAAACCTTCTCCCTGACACCGATTTCTTTTCCCGCATTCCCAAAGGTttcacaaaagtgattggaccatagcgcactgagcattctagaagcatgaaagttgcttgcgcttaacaaaaacaattgatgaAAATATTTGCATTACAATATAGAttaaagcttttatatagcgctactttcatgcttatagcatgctcagagcgataTGCTTCAATCTCATTTATAGACCagtgaggggagggggtatctgggagagggttttccgtgctgcctttaggtgctcagtaaacacaagtcgagtcaggtgtcgaacctcaggcccccttcataggtagccaagacaagcccatttgaagcgtacttagcctctcgaccacgcttaccACAAACTTCTTATTGTGAGTCTAGATCTTTGAAAACGAACTACATGATGCATTCCAAATAATGTATGCAACTTCACGCACTATAGGATTTGTTTAAGAAattttttcttcagttgttttatttttcgcCATAAATTTATTGTTGGTGTCGTTAAATGAAATTCACAACcacagagcaaaaaaaaaaaaaaatgaatggctGATCAAAAAGGCGAGTAAAGGTAAAGttcccccctttcagacctagtgatctTTGGGGCAGAAGAGGTaatagtcatctgtttctgtggcccacggttaacaagggcgtcatgtggccagcacaacgaccaaccgcctttacttttccccaactaatgtcaggtacccaatataCCTGGGTAGACTGAGAGGCGCTCTGAGGAgcttgaaagtaaaaatcccagtcttcatcaggattcggaCCCAGGAGAATGTTTCTTAATAAAGAGTTTTTCAACTAAATCTAATGTAACAATTGGAACTAGAGTTTGTTTCTCTAACATCGCACTAAGTTGGTTCTCACTTCGTACGTACTATATTCAAAGACAATTAAAACAGGTGTATATCGATATTTACAACGCTTATATTAACTCGCTCCGTCCATCTGTCTGGATTCATACACTATGAATATTTCCCACtttctattctcggatcaacttgAAATTTTTATAATTCAACTTACTGTCGATAGGACtactacaataaaaaaaatcaaagttaaTGTAGTAATTTTGGtttatattgaaaaagggagataaataagCAGTATTGATAGATATGGCCGCAATTAAACGGTGCTCTCTCTTCACTAAATACacgcttttttttgtaaaagtatttttaaactaTATAGTTTCCTTGCTATTACGCACCATACACCATTGTCACAATGATTTTATctagcatattttttttgttggtcattcgtgatgtcaaaaaaaaaaacgccacaACGTTCACCATAACCACGCCACATTTTTCCTGCATAAGGCGACTACTATTTCAAAAGACCAAGTGGTGGTATTCGTAGGGGCGCATCTGTAAGACTATTGGTTTGCCTAGTTGACCAGGGAACgtgaacaaatataaaaatgccTCCATGTTACAATCACTCAATGAATCCTTTGGTTTAATGTGTCTGTTCACTTTTGTGGTTGCCTCTATGTTCTAATCATTCAATGAATCTTTAGTTGATTTCGTCTGTTCTCTTTTTGTGATTTTTCtatggaatgtttttttttttttttttttcaatattaaaaagaaacaatggaCTCACAACCTACTTCCATacagaattaaaatattataaaaaaaaaaaacagaaaaagaaatctaaaagcTTAAAGCCATAATCATCTACTTCCAACGGCCAGGGTTTTATTATCATGTCATggctaggtttaaaaaaaaatgtctgttccAAAAAATAGctttatatagattctagatctttgaTTAAGACAAAATGATCCTGTGAGCATCCAGAAGCTactaaacaaatattacaaatatataaGACTTGCATtcgaaatataaaatactgtattgCCTCCAGCCTGCCCTGAGTATctttatacattattaaataaatattcaattcATCTACCCTATATACTTGTAAGAGACATTGAAAGAAAGATCTTTAGAACCACAGTTTTAAGCTATTCACATCCGAGAGATATAATTGTCCATTAAATATCCCCTTCTAAGTAACAATAATCTTATACATTTTAACTAACATTAGTACTTATGTACTGACAGCGGGACAATTCTTGTAAATATAGGTACTCTTTTACCCCACCTACAAGTTCTTTCAACTAGTATTgatttgtttaactctttctctcctaactgacgataccagcgttgattccaccagaatgtggtaaataattacggagagaaagagttaaaactcaacatgatttaaaaactaaaattacatTGAAAGCATACTATATTTACAGTCTTACTGTTTACTAAAATTACATTGAAAGCATACTATATTTACAGTCTTACTGTTTACTAAAATTACATTGAAAGCATACTATATTTACAGTCTTACTGTTTGTGCAGGATAATTGATGGGTATACATAGGAAGTATGTTCATCAATGGAACATAGATatcttcattattattttaattacataGTTTGTTTTTCATAGTTTgagataaaaatacttttttttaactttcgtagAAAGTTTAACCCTAaccgattttatttttttctgcaaaacattgaattttaaatattataggtctataaaaatatatcagttaaaaaaaattactttataaaGTTTCTTACAAAAAGATACaatattaacattttctttgagtTCGAAGATTTATAAGTAGTACAGAAGAAATACTTGAGGAAATTTAGATATAAGAAAGTTGGCCAAATAGTTTTGTAAACCATTAAAATGAACATATTTTATGCAATACTCTGTCACAAAAATTTGTTTCTTAAAAGTTGAAGACGAAGTCTTGAAATAATAGAATTATTTGTATATGTGATT
Protein-coding regions in this window:
- the LOC106055126 gene encoding uncharacterized protein LOC106055126; its protein translation is MSNVSNLDFNKTQTSHVQGESLFVALEIFVSSQTLHSFGQVFDTWFSLTVCLVGLVTNVANIVIFWKMGYRETVNITMSAIALWDVIKVMAGMTLRFYGPISLSDPAFGKSWENITFHKLTYIHVLSGNVSYVMGGYVALERCLCVLWPFTVRSKLTPKITFSILLAISLVVFGSLSPIMNMFEFRWVYSKEYGNYIALYDYAPFYYEGGKVFIQGYKILNFLYPMLSLFSMTISSAIIVYQLRKSTEFRLQGFRGERKQAQISSRDKQVFKMLLVVIVCFIASLFPRFVHYTVMLVEPEYYFLKRFHNIFWVVVYIVAFADFLHASLNLFIFLAMSSAFRGMFYSTFHLLRCDGINKQKHNILEVRDIEFKLDSNNLKKTNI